The following proteins are encoded in a genomic region of Iodidimonas sp. SYSU 1G8:
- a CDS encoding FemAB family XrtA/PEP-CTERM system-associated protein — protein sequence MSLIVTRLSADRHEQWDAYVQRAPSATFFHLSGWKVAIENAFGHDCPYLLAESAGEIVGVLPLVRIKSLLFGHMISSSAFAVYGGPVADTPAALRALVEAASALTDSVGADYLELRGRAPTGLGWPAKDQTYATFRRAISADPDANLKAIPRKQRAVVRKAIDRGLTGTVDAGLDRFFLQYATSVRNLGTPVFPRRWFAELLRVFHGSSDILTIEHDGRPVSSVLNFYFRDEVLPYYGGGGREARALGANDFMYYDLMCRAGARGATLFDFGRSKVGSGAFAFKRNFGFEAAPLHYEYYLPQGGPLPDASPNNPKYRLMIQVWSRLPLGVANALGPRVSRYLG from the coding sequence GTGAGCCTTATCGTTACACGTCTTTCAGCCGACCGGCATGAACAATGGGACGCCTATGTCCAGCGTGCCCCGTCGGCCACCTTCTTCCATCTTTCGGGCTGGAAGGTCGCCATCGAGAACGCGTTCGGCCATGACTGTCCCTATCTGCTGGCCGAGTCCGCGGGCGAGATCGTCGGCGTGCTGCCTCTGGTCCGGATCAAGAGCCTGTTGTTCGGCCACATGATCAGCTCGAGCGCCTTCGCCGTCTATGGCGGCCCGGTCGCCGACACCCCGGCGGCGCTGCGTGCCCTCGTCGAAGCGGCTAGCGCCCTGACCGATTCCGTCGGCGCCGACTATCTCGAACTGCGGGGCCGCGCGCCGACCGGCCTGGGCTGGCCGGCGAAGGATCAGACCTACGCCACGTTCCGCCGCGCCATCAGCGCTGATCCGGATGCGAACCTGAAGGCCATCCCCCGCAAGCAGCGCGCCGTCGTGCGCAAGGCGATCGACCGCGGCCTGACCGGGACGGTCGATGCCGGCCTCGACCGGTTTTTCCTCCAGTACGCCACCAGCGTCCGCAATCTGGGCACGCCGGTGTTTCCCAGGCGCTGGTTCGCCGAACTGCTGCGCGTCTTCCATGGCTCCAGCGATATCCTGACCATCGAACATGACGGACGCCCGGTCTCCTCCGTGCTCAATTTCTACTTCCGCGACGAGGTCCTGCCTTATTATGGCGGCGGCGGACGGGAGGCGCGGGCTCTGGGTGCGAACGATTTCATGTACTACGACCTGATGTGCCGGGCCGGCGCGCGCGGCGCGACCCTGTTCGATTTCGGGCGCAGCAAGGTCGGCTCGGGCGCCTTCGCGTTCAAGCGCAATTTCGGTTTTGAGGCGGCGCCGCTGCATTACGAATACTACCTGCCGCAGGGCGGCCCGCTACCGGATGCCAGCCCGAACAATCCGAAATACCGCCTGATGATCCAGGTCTGGTCGCGGCTGCCGCTGGGCGTCGCCAATGCGCTTGGCCCGCGCGTCTCCCGCTATCTGGGGTAA
- a CDS encoding XrtA system polysaccharide deacetylase produces MRNALTVDVEDYFQVQAFAGQIGEGDWDSLPHRVERNTHLVMDVFADHGVKATFFTLGWVAERYPALVRRMAAEGHEVASHGFRHRRVGDMTPVEFREDTRRTKALLEDLSGTAVNGYRAASFSIDARTLWAHEALAEEGHRYSSSIYPIAHDIYGMPGGNRFAYATEGLTEVPVSTVEVAGRRLPCGGGGYFRLLPYAWSRWAWHRVNHADRQPAMLYFHPWEIDPDQPRQHGAPLRSRLRHYTRLSAMEGKIRRALRDFEWDRMDRVFLGAA; encoded by the coding sequence ATGCGCAACGCACTGACGGTCGACGTCGAAGACTACTTCCAGGTCCAGGCCTTCGCCGGCCAGATCGGCGAGGGCGACTGGGATAGCCTGCCGCACCGCGTCGAGCGCAACACTCATCTGGTCATGGACGTGTTCGCCGATCACGGCGTGAAGGCGACCTTCTTCACCCTCGGCTGGGTGGCGGAGCGCTATCCGGCGCTTGTCCGCCGCATGGCCGCGGAAGGACACGAGGTCGCCAGCCACGGTTTTCGCCACCGCCGGGTCGGCGACATGACCCCGGTCGAATTTCGCGAGGATACCCGCCGCACGAAGGCCTTGCTGGAGGATCTGTCCGGGACCGCCGTCAACGGCTACCGGGCGGCCAGCTTTTCCATCGATGCCCGCACCTTGTGGGCGCATGAGGCGTTGGCCGAGGAAGGGCACCGCTATAGCTCCAGCATCTATCCCATCGCGCACGACATTTATGGCATGCCCGGCGGCAACCGCTTCGCCTACGCGACCGAAGGCCTGACCGAGGTGCCGGTGAGCACGGTCGAGGTGGCCGGCCGGCGTCTGCCGTGCGGCGGCGGCGGTTATTTCCGGCTTCTTCCCTATGCGTGGTCGCGCTGGGCATGGCATCGTGTGAACCATGCAGATCGCCAGCCCGCCATGCTCTATTTCCATCCGTGGGAGATCGACCCGGATCAGCCCCGCCAGCATGGCGCGCCGCTGCGGTCGCGCCTGCGGCATTACACGCGGTTGTCCGCCATGGAAGGCAAGATCCGCCGCGCGCTGCGCGATTTCGAATGGGACCGGATGGACCGGGTCTTTCTTGGCGCTGCCTGA
- a CDS encoding glycine--tRNA ligase subunit alpha: MSSAPSFQELILTLQAYWARQGCVILQPYDVEMGAGTFHPATTLRALGPKPWKAAYVQPSRRPKDGRYGENPNRLQHYYQFQVILKPSPPDIQALYLGSLKELGLDPAIHDMRFVEDDWESPTLGAWGLGWEVWCDGMEVSQFTYFQQVGGIDCSPVSGELTYGLERLAMYIQGVDNVYNLHYGNGVSYGDVFLQNEREQSTYNFEYSNADILFQHFRDAEGECQSLLAAGLALPAYDQCIKASHNFNLLDARGVISVTERQAYIGRVRALAKACCEAWLKSQTEAA; the protein is encoded by the coding sequence ATGTCTTCCGCGCCGTCCTTTCAGGAACTGATACTGACTCTGCAGGCCTATTGGGCCCGTCAGGGTTGCGTCATTCTCCAGCCCTATGACGTGGAAATGGGCGCGGGCACATTTCATCCGGCGACCACCCTGCGCGCGCTGGGTCCCAAGCCCTGGAAGGCCGCCTACGTCCAGCCGTCGCGCCGTCCCAAGGATGGCCGCTACGGCGAGAATCCCAACCGCCTGCAGCACTACTACCAGTTTCAGGTCATCCTGAAGCCGTCGCCGCCTGACATCCAGGCGCTCTATCTGGGCTCGCTCAAGGAGCTGGGTCTCGACCCGGCCATCCACGACATGCGCTTCGTCGAGGACGACTGGGAAAGCCCGACGCTGGGCGCGTGGGGCCTGGGCTGGGAAGTCTGGTGCGATGGGATGGAGGTCAGCCAATTCACGTATTTTCAACAGGTTGGCGGCATTGATTGCAGCCCTGTCTCAGGTGAGCTGACCTACGGCCTCGAGCGTCTGGCCATGTACATCCAGGGCGTCGACAACGTCTACAACCTGCATTACGGCAACGGCGTCAGCTATGGCGACGTGTTCCTGCAGAACGAGCGCGAGCAGTCGACCTACAATTTCGAATATTCCAACGCCGACATCCTGTTCCAGCACTTCCGCGATGCCGAAGGCGAGTGCCAGTCGCTGCTGGCCGCCGGTCTGGCGCTGCCGGCCTATGACCAGTGCATCAAGGCCAGCCACAACTTCAATCTGCTGGACGCGCGCGGCGTGATCTCGGTCACCGAGCGCCAAGCCTATATCGGCCGTGTCCGCGCGCTGGCCAAGGCCTGCTGCGAAGCCTGGCTGAAAAGCCAGACGGAGGCCGCATAA
- a CDS encoding TIGR03087 family PEP-CTERM/XrtA system glycosyltransferase has translation MDDLIFLAHRIPYPPNKGDKIRSWHILRHLAQHYRVHLGCFIDYREDWQHVGVLEALCASTHFTALPKSLARMRSLTGLLRSEPLSVACYRDSGMRAWVGETVARHAPKAAFLYSSQTGLYLDQLDGMRRVMDFVDVDSDKWAQYADARQGPLQWLYRREARTLGRFEAAVAGRVDACLLVSEPEAALFRQRVPAAARRTFALTSSVDTDRFSPERAYPDPYQGDDAAIVFTGAMDYWPNIDAVGWFAADVLPLVRERVPRASFHVVGFNPSSEVMALAALPGVTVTGAVPDTRDYLAHAACVVAPLRVARGIQNKVLEAMAMARPVVTSGAAAQGLRGIQPGEVAVADSANDMARAVITVLTGGEGAPDGAAARRRVLSDYGWDANLRTLDRVMAP, from the coding sequence GTGGACGATCTCATCTTCCTCGCGCACCGGATTCCCTATCCGCCCAACAAGGGCGACAAGATCCGCTCGTGGCACATCCTGCGGCACCTCGCGCAGCACTATCGTGTCCATCTCGGTTGTTTCATCGATTACCGCGAGGACTGGCAGCATGTGGGCGTACTCGAGGCGCTGTGCGCGAGCACCCATTTCACGGCCCTGCCAAAATCTCTGGCGCGGATGCGTAGCCTGACCGGGCTGCTGCGCAGCGAGCCGCTCAGCGTTGCGTGCTACAGGGATTCGGGCATGCGCGCCTGGGTCGGCGAGACCGTCGCCCGCCATGCGCCCAAGGCCGCCTTCCTCTACTCCTCGCAGACCGGGCTCTATCTCGACCAGCTTGATGGCATGCGCCGGGTCATGGACTTCGTCGACGTGGACTCGGACAAGTGGGCGCAATATGCCGACGCCCGCCAGGGCCCGTTGCAATGGCTCTACCGCCGCGAGGCCCGAACGCTGGGCCGTTTCGAGGCGGCGGTCGCGGGCCGGGTCGATGCCTGCCTGCTGGTGTCCGAACCGGAAGCGGCCCTGTTCCGTCAACGGGTCCCCGCCGCCGCGCGCAGGACCTTTGCGCTCACCTCCAGCGTCGATACCGATCGGTTCTCGCCGGAGCGTGCCTATCCCGATCCCTACCAAGGGGATGACGCGGCCATCGTCTTCACCGGCGCCATGGATTACTGGCCCAATATCGATGCCGTCGGCTGGTTCGCGGCCGATGTCCTGCCATTGGTGCGCGAGCGCGTGCCGCGGGCCTCGTTTCATGTCGTCGGTTTCAATCCCTCCTCGGAAGTCATGGCCCTCGCGGCGTTGCCCGGCGTCACCGTCACCGGCGCGGTGCCGGATACCCGCGACTATCTGGCCCATGCCGCGTGTGTCGTCGCGCCCCTGCGGGTGGCGCGCGGAATCCAGAACAAGGTGCTCGAGGCCATGGCCATGGCCCGGCCGGTCGTGACCTCCGGTGCGGCGGCGCAGGGCCTGCGCGGCATCCAGCCTGGCGAGGTGGCCGTCGCCGACTCAGCCAACGACATGGCCAGGGCCGTCATCACCGTGCTGACCGGGGGCGAGGGGGCTCCCGATGGCGCCGCCGCGCGGCGGCGGGTGCTGAGCGATTATGGCTGGGACGCCAATCTGAGAACCCTGGACCGGGTGATGGCTCCGTGA
- a CDS encoding XrtA/PEP-CTERM system-associated ATPase, whose protein sequence is MYSSFYKLTGIPFQLTPDPRFYYGSRTHSKAMAYLTYGLSQGEGFIVITGEIGAGKTTVVGNLLNTIDRDRYFIAKVVTTQLEPDTILRMVAGGLGIQHEGLDKAAVLGRMQAFLQDAHQAGKRVLVIVDEAQNLSNATLEELRMLSNYQVGGAALIQLVLVGQPEFRRRLAKDPALEQVRQRVIAAYHLLPMADWDETREYIHHRLRLVGWDQDPAFTDDAIQAIHDFCGGMPRRLNQLCSRLLLFGYLEELHQIDEAIVKQVISEFIVERNSEGLGAPDQTASVVHRAPSVGFTADAVETGLEPEVDTVTPPSATGPLTPSRLDDLGTQVLMYGFLQQMRRLDPGVLNLLATALSGSGSTPVTPSSSAGGSMDAYCAQLLMYGFLKEARLRDPDEIARVLAEVVRNGTSASPAPAAAPKDELLERLERLEESARAHDRLLDKTVRALDELLSDSARDS, encoded by the coding sequence GTGTACAGCAGTTTCTACAAGCTAACCGGAATACCCTTTCAGCTGACGCCTGATCCGCGCTTCTATTACGGCAGCCGGACCCACAGTAAGGCGATGGCCTATCTGACCTACGGGCTCAGCCAGGGCGAAGGCTTCATTGTCATCACCGGCGAGATCGGGGCGGGCAAGACCACCGTCGTTGGGAACTTGCTCAATACCATCGATCGCGACCGCTACTTCATCGCCAAGGTCGTGACCACCCAACTCGAGCCGGATACCATCCTGCGCATGGTCGCGGGCGGTCTCGGTATCCAGCACGAAGGGCTGGACAAGGCCGCCGTCCTGGGCCGGATGCAGGCGTTCCTGCAGGACGCCCATCAGGCGGGCAAGCGGGTGCTGGTCATCGTCGACGAGGCGCAGAACCTCAGCAACGCCACGCTCGAGGAACTGCGGATGCTGTCCAACTACCAGGTGGGCGGCGCGGCGCTGATCCAGCTGGTGCTCGTGGGACAGCCTGAATTCCGCCGGCGCCTCGCCAAGGATCCGGCGCTCGAGCAGGTGCGCCAGCGGGTGATCGCCGCCTATCACCTGTTGCCCATGGCCGACTGGGACGAGACGCGGGAGTACATCCACCATCGTCTGCGGCTTGTGGGATGGGACCAGGACCCGGCATTCACGGATGACGCGATCCAGGCCATTCACGACTTCTGCGGCGGCATGCCGCGCCGGCTGAACCAGCTGTGCTCGCGCCTGCTGCTGTTCGGATATCTCGAGGAACTGCATCAAATTGACGAGGCCATCGTGAAGCAGGTGATTTCGGAATTCATCGTCGAGCGCAATTCGGAAGGTTTGGGTGCGCCCGACCAGACGGCATCGGTCGTCCATCGTGCCCCTTCGGTCGGTTTCACGGCCGATGCGGTCGAGACCGGCCTCGAGCCGGAGGTCGATACGGTGACGCCGCCGTCCGCTACCGGCCCGCTGACGCCGTCCCGCCTCGACGATCTGGGAACCCAGGTGTTGATGTACGGCTTCCTGCAGCAGATGCGCCGGCTTGACCCCGGGGTGCTGAACCTGTTGGCCACGGCGCTTTCCGGCTCGGGCAGCACGCCCGTCACCCCGTCGTCTTCGGCGGGAGGCTCCATGGATGCCTACTGCGCGCAGCTTTTGATGTATGGTTTCCTCAAGGAAGCGCGCCTGCGCGACCCGGACGAGATTGCCCGTGTGCTGGCCGAAGTGGTCCGGAACGGGACGTCCGCGTCTCCTGCGCCGGCAGCCGCCCCGAAGGACGAGTTGCTCGAGCGTCTGGAGCGTCTGGAGGAATCGGCCCGGGCTCATGACCGGCTGCTCGACAAGACGGTGCGGGCGCTGGATGAACTGCTGTCGGATTCGGCACGCGACAGCTAG
- a CDS encoding phosphoribosylaminoimidazolesuccinocarboxamide synthase codes for MSTTDSYTLPDAFIPELPSHYSGKVRENYDLPDGRRIIIATDRISAFDRVLASIPFKGQVLTQTARYWFEETADICPNHVIEYPDPNVVVGRRLDILPVEIVVRGYLAGTTATSVLTMYKQGAREMYGVRFPDDLRDNQVLPRAIITPTSKAFDGGHDEPLTPADIVGQGLLTQEQWDTVSRYALALFARGQALAKPRGLILVDTKYEFGTDAEGRIVLADEIHTPDSSRYWIADTYRERFEAGQRPDSFDKDFVRSWVTARCDPYTDPIPEIPAELIDQTSRVYMKAYEAITGKPFEPDTSCGTPLERVRRNLARYF; via the coding sequence ATGAGCACCACCGACTCCTATACGTTGCCCGACGCCTTCATTCCCGAGCTGCCGAGTCACTACAGCGGCAAGGTACGCGAGAACTATGATCTGCCGGACGGCCGCAGGATCATCATCGCCACCGACCGCATCAGCGCGTTCGACCGTGTGCTCGCGTCCATCCCGTTCAAGGGGCAGGTGCTGACCCAGACGGCGCGCTACTGGTTCGAGGAGACGGCTGATATCTGCCCGAACCACGTGATCGAATATCCCGATCCCAACGTCGTCGTCGGCCGCCGCCTCGACATTCTCCCGGTGGAGATCGTCGTGCGCGGCTATCTGGCGGGCACGACGGCCACATCGGTTCTCACCATGTACAAGCAAGGTGCGCGCGAGATGTACGGGGTGCGCTTTCCCGACGATCTGCGCGACAACCAGGTGCTGCCGCGCGCCATCATCACCCCGACCAGCAAGGCGTTCGACGGCGGCCATGACGAGCCGCTGACGCCGGCGGATATCGTCGGGCAGGGGCTGCTGACCCAGGAGCAGTGGGACACGGTATCCCGCTATGCGTTGGCGCTGTTCGCCCGCGGGCAGGCGTTGGCCAAACCTCGCGGCCTCATCCTGGTGGACACCAAATATGAGTTCGGCACCGATGCCGAAGGCCGGATCGTTCTGGCGGACGAGATTCACACGCCCGACAGCAGCCGCTACTGGATCGCCGATACCTATCGCGAGCGCTTCGAGGCCGGCCAGCGCCCGGACAGTTTCGACAAGGATTTCGTCCGCAGCTGGGTGACGGCGCGGTGCGACCCCTACACGGACCCGATTCCCGAAATTCCCGCCGAACTGATCGATCAGACGTCGCGCGTCTACATGAAGGCCTATGAGGCGATAACCGGCAAGCCATTCGAGCCGGATACCAGTTGCGGTACCCCGCTGGAGCGGGTGCGGCGGAATCTGGCGCGGTACTTCTAG
- a CDS encoding serine protease yields MRALFLAAALALSATVPSAHADPVVELIAAVKPSVVAIGTHDPARQPQDVILGTGFAVGDGTHIMTALHVVRGANTGSLSIFVGEGDNATIHRVTQVAADADHDIALLKIEGKTLPALRLFLGQPLMEGEEIAFTGFPVGAVYGLYPATHRGIISAITPIARSQANPADLTPEMIRALDKKTMAYQLDATSYPGNSGGPMVDPGDGSVVGIINSTFVQETKERALDRPSGITFAIPIPPAIEMLKKAGLQP; encoded by the coding sequence ATGCGCGCCTTGTTTCTCGCCGCCGCCCTGGCCTTGTCCGCGACCGTGCCGTCGGCGCATGCCGATCCGGTTGTCGAACTGATCGCGGCCGTGAAGCCCAGCGTCGTCGCCATCGGTACGCATGACCCGGCCCGGCAGCCGCAGGACGTGATTCTCGGCACAGGTTTCGCCGTCGGTGACGGCACGCATATCATGACAGCGCTGCATGTGGTGCGCGGCGCCAATACCGGCAGCCTCTCGATCTTCGTCGGCGAGGGCGACAACGCGACCATCCACCGGGTGACCCAAGTCGCCGCGGATGCCGATCATGACATCGCGCTGCTCAAGATCGAGGGCAAGACACTGCCGGCGCTCCGTCTGTTCCTGGGCCAGCCGCTGATGGAGGGCGAGGAAATCGCCTTCACCGGCTTCCCGGTTGGCGCGGTTTACGGGCTTTATCCCGCGACCCACAGGGGAATCATCTCGGCGATCACGCCGATCGCCCGCTCGCAGGCCAATCCGGCCGACCTCACGCCGGAGATGATCCGGGCGCTGGACAAGAAGACCATGGCGTACCAGCTCGACGCGACCAGCTATCCCGGCAACAGCGGCGGTCCCATGGTCGATCCGGGCGATGGCTCGGTGGTGGGCATCATCAATTCCACCTTCGTCCAGGAAACCAAGGAGCGCGCTCTCGACCGCCCCTCGGGCATTACCTTCGCGATCCCGATCCCGCCCGCCATCGAGATGCTGAAGAAAGCGGGACTGCAGCCCTGA
- the xrtA gene encoding exosortase A has translation MTAAPAALAGMSRWQWSALAFGAVLLVLLAVFWETAASMERTWRGSDSFQHTYLVPFILAYLVWEDRDRLAALVPRVDWRGLALVLGASLGWLAGWAAQVQAVQQLALVGMVQGAVLALFGWPVVRVLLFPLGFMVFLVPMGDFLVPTLQRWTADFLVWSVRLLGIPITTDGFLITLEDGSQPYHLYHVAKECSGIRYLTAMFQIGLLTAYLLFRTWPRRVAAIAFAVIIPIVANWLRALGIVLLGYYSEGERGMDVDHLIYGFWFFLFVLALYIGTCWLFAESPPKRLAHAFAHDGTSSRVRRTMVAAAAAVLLVAGVGPAYAMIVEAREAPAGGAMSAPEEAHGWRRTAYQGLDWKPLYRGADASLIARYISGGQAVDMYVARYDRQRQGAELINAGNDLAGPGWDDAGERQRATLEVDGETVSVRYVRLIRPGRQRLVFYWYRVNGKNVSSDIAAKLETTRARLLGGPQPSAVFAIATDFDGDLDAALTLTRDFVRAFSPTSLLTSETY, from the coding sequence GTGACGGCGGCGCCTGCGGCGCTGGCCGGCATGTCGCGGTGGCAGTGGTCGGCGCTCGCCTTCGGCGCCGTATTGCTCGTGCTGCTGGCGGTTTTCTGGGAGACCGCCGCCTCCATGGAGCGAACATGGCGCGGCTCGGACAGTTTCCAGCACACCTATCTGGTACCGTTCATCCTTGCCTATCTGGTCTGGGAGGACAGGGATCGTCTCGCGGCTCTGGTGCCGCGCGTGGACTGGCGCGGTCTGGCTCTCGTGCTGGGCGCGTCGCTTGGCTGGCTCGCCGGCTGGGCCGCCCAGGTTCAGGCGGTCCAGCAGCTGGCGCTGGTGGGCATGGTGCAAGGCGCGGTCTTGGCGCTGTTCGGCTGGCCGGTGGTGCGCGTGCTCCTGTTCCCGCTGGGGTTCATGGTGTTTCTCGTCCCCATGGGCGATTTCCTGGTGCCGACCCTGCAGCGCTGGACCGCCGATTTCCTCGTCTGGTCCGTGCGTCTGCTCGGCATACCCATCACCACGGACGGCTTTCTCATCACCCTCGAGGATGGATCGCAGCCCTATCACCTCTATCACGTGGCCAAGGAATGCTCGGGCATCCGGTATCTGACCGCCATGTTCCAGATCGGCTTGCTGACCGCATACCTGCTGTTCCGGACCTGGCCGCGCCGCGTCGCGGCCATCGCCTTCGCCGTGATCATCCCCATCGTCGCCAACTGGCTGCGCGCCCTCGGCATCGTCCTTCTCGGCTATTACAGCGAGGGCGAGCGCGGCATGGACGTCGACCACCTGATCTACGGCTTCTGGTTCTTCCTGTTCGTCCTAGCGCTCTATATCGGGACCTGCTGGCTCTTCGCCGAATCGCCGCCGAAGCGGCTGGCGCACGCGTTCGCCCATGACGGGACGTCTTCCCGCGTCCGACGGACCATGGTCGCCGCCGCCGCCGCGGTCCTGCTGGTGGCGGGCGTAGGGCCGGCCTACGCCATGATCGTCGAGGCGCGGGAAGCACCGGCCGGCGGCGCCATGTCGGCGCCCGAGGAGGCGCACGGCTGGCGACGGACCGCCTATCAGGGGCTGGACTGGAAGCCGCTCTATCGTGGCGCCGACGCCAGCCTGATCGCCCGCTACATCTCGGGAGGGCAGGCGGTCGACATGTACGTCGCCCGCTACGACCGCCAGCGGCAAGGCGCAGAATTGATCAATGCCGGCAATGATCTGGCGGGACCGGGCTGGGACGATGCCGGCGAACGCCAACGGGCCACGCTGGAGGTTGACGGCGAGACCGTAAGCGTTCGATATGTCCGCCTCATTCGGCCGGGACGTCAGCGGCTGGTGTTCTACTGGTACCGCGTGAACGGAAAGAATGTGAGCAGCGATATCGCCGCCAAGCTGGAAACGACCAGGGCGCGCCTGTTGGGCGGCCCTCAGCCATCGGCCGTGTTCGCCATTGCCACCGATTTCGACGGCGATCTTGACGCGGCCCTGACCCTGACGCGCGACTTCGTGCGCGCGTTTTCGCCGACATCCCTTCTGACTTCGGAGACCTATTGA